A genome region from Nocardia sp. NBC_00565 includes the following:
- a CDS encoding SDR family NAD(P)-dependent oxidoreductase, whose translation MTEEPMLSGRGAVVIGGGSGIGLAVAELLAGHGAGVVINSRDESAVQGAAETITRAGGNAVGVAGSAADEAVAERLIATCTSTYDNIDILVNCAGIAEPARSSILDVRTRDWRALLDSHITTVFNTCRVAAPVMAARGSGSIITTGSFAYLGDYGGTGYPAGKGAVISLTLAIAAELRRSGVRVNAVCPGAKTRLSTGPDYEAHIHDLHDRGLLDEMTMQASLDAPPPEYAAALYLYLASDFARQVTGEIFVTAGGFVGSFPRPALAPIGYRDHHNEPPWSVAELHALIEKR comes from the coding sequence ATGACCGAAGAACCGATGCTGTCCGGCAGAGGTGCCGTCGTGATCGGTGGTGGCAGTGGTATCGGGCTCGCGGTCGCCGAGTTGCTGGCCGGCCACGGCGCGGGCGTCGTGATCAACTCGAGAGATGAGTCCGCGGTACAGGGGGCGGCGGAAACCATCACGCGCGCAGGCGGAAACGCGGTGGGCGTCGCGGGATCCGCTGCCGATGAGGCGGTCGCCGAACGCCTCATCGCCACCTGCACATCCACTTACGACAACATCGATATACTCGTCAACTGCGCTGGGATCGCCGAGCCTGCTCGGTCATCGATCCTGGATGTGCGCACCCGCGATTGGCGGGCACTGCTTGATTCGCATATCACCACCGTGTTCAACACCTGCCGCGTCGCGGCGCCGGTCATGGCCGCGCGTGGCTCCGGCTCGATCATCACCACGGGATCGTTTGCTTACCTGGGCGATTACGGCGGCACCGGATATCCGGCAGGCAAAGGCGCGGTCATCAGTTTGACCCTGGCCATTGCCGCCGAACTGAGGCGATCCGGCGTGCGCGTCAACGCCGTCTGCCCCGGAGCCAAGACTCGGCTGTCTACCGGACCGGACTACGAGGCCCATATCCACGATCTGCACGACCGTGGGCTACTCGACGAAATGACTATGCAGGCATCGCTCGACGCTCCACCGCCCGAATACGCCGCGGCACTATATCTGTATCTGGCGTCCGATTTCGCCCGGCAGGTCACAGGTGAAATCTTCGTCACCGCAGGCGGATTCGTCGGTTCGTTCCCCCGTCCGGCGCTGGCGCCGATCGGATATCGCGATCATCACAACGAGCCGCCCTGGTCTGTTGCCGAACTCCATGCGCTGATCGAGAAGCGGTAA
- a CDS encoding TetR/AcrR family transcriptional regulator, with the protein MSTGIEATRRRLTEKQADTVDRLTVAAVEVLAREGYSGTSIRLVASAAGVGTATAYTYFSSKEHLISEVYWRRLTAMPVPDMAGLDEVPRVIAVLRQVSMLVADEPALAGAVSNALLGDDPDVKHLRVRIGTEIRSRLATALAAEDRESLDMLELLYAGALLQGGIGLLSYEQVADLLQACARRLFG; encoded by the coding sequence ATGTCCACCGGAATCGAAGCTACCCGGCGGCGGCTGACCGAGAAGCAGGCCGACACCGTCGATCGCCTGACTGTCGCGGCGGTGGAAGTACTGGCCCGCGAAGGGTATTCGGGCACGTCGATACGGCTGGTCGCCTCAGCGGCAGGTGTCGGCACGGCCACCGCCTACACGTATTTTTCGTCCAAAGAACATTTGATCTCGGAGGTGTACTGGCGGCGCCTGACCGCCATGCCAGTTCCCGATATGGCGGGCCTGGACGAGGTCCCCCGCGTGATCGCGGTGCTGCGACAGGTGTCGATGCTGGTGGCGGATGAGCCCGCGCTGGCAGGGGCTGTCAGCAACGCGTTGCTCGGTGACGATCCTGATGTGAAGCATCTGCGTGTGCGTATCGGCACCGAGATTCGTAGTCGGCTCGCGACGGCCCTCGCCGCAGAGGATCGGGAAAGCCTCGACATGCTCGAGCTGCTGTACGCCGGTGCGCTGCTGCAGGGCGGGATCGGGCTGCTGTCCTACGAGCAGGTCGCCGATCTGTTGCAGGCGTGCGCTCGCCGGCTGTTCGGCTGA